The following DNA comes from Triticum aestivum cultivar Chinese Spring chromosome 3D, IWGSC CS RefSeq v2.1, whole genome shotgun sequence.
AGCGTCGTGATATGTAGACCATCAGCTGGTCCTATTGTATATGGCATATGTTATAGTAATTGTTGCGAATGGAAAAGTTATAAAATGTTGAAAAGTTGGCTTCCATTTGAGACCCATGATAGAAAGGACATTGGTCAACAATTAAGAATTGGCATGCGTAGTAAGTGACGTGGACAACATTCATATGAGAACAACATTCCATCCCTTACTAAATATTTGTGACAATAGTTAACTCAACCAGATGAAAGCATGTATCAACACAATCAACATATGACATCTTATGCATATACTCTCGAAGAGTAGCTTTCGTGTGACATGGGTCACAACTAAATTAATCAAAAATAATATATTCTGTCAGGATGGAAAGGATTTCCCTAATTACAAACTTGCAAAAACTTGTAACTACTATTGACCTGCTAATCCTGACTTTCCGAGGGCTACTTTTCTTAATAATGATGGATGCAAAGCAGAGTTGATTTATTAATATTTGTAAACACAGTTCACTGCTTCTTGTTCCTTCATAATAACTCTGGACATCGGAATTTAACTCAGAAGACTCAAAATTTGCAGAGTTTAATAGATCAAGAGGAATAGAAGAGCTTGGCAGCATATTAAAACAGTCGTAAGTGTTGCATTTGTCAACATGGTCCTGCACAATGGTAAAAAAGAATCAATGAACAAATTCACTACACAGCCTGGTCTTTTCAGCCATGCACAAAGAAAGAAGTGGGGGGAAAAGCATATCTTGTAGGTAGTACAAAAACAGGGGAGAATGAGAAGGTTGAAGCCCATCCTAGTTTGCATGAGCATCTCACTTGTAGATGAACAACCATAATAATTAAGCTGCTGAGGAACATTTCCAGCTGTAAAAAGGCATGACAATTGAACATTAGTAATTGAAATGTACGTAAGCAGGATAAGAAATAGGGAAATTAATTGATGCCTTGCTAAAGCAGAGCAATCGTGTGTTTCCAGTGGTCTACCTGATACTATGCATATGGTGAGATAAAAAATTTGTGCGCTGTCACAAATACATTACAATAATTTTGTTTGTTGGTGTTATGCATTAGTTGTTCGGAAGAAAATTTCACGGTAGAGGACACAAAACCTCGTTTTGAGCACAAGTTGATAGTTAAATTTTACATAACATAGTAGGAGTTTCTACTTACAAAACCGAAGGGTACATTATTTTGACTGGGAAATTGACTACATTATTTTGATAAGAAGATTCTAATGATCATAGACAAAGCTCATTATCTAGTCCAGTGAGTGCTTCCTTGTTTTCCTTCTGAACTAAAACCTTACAATATTCTTGTCTAACCACCTGCTGGATTAGTGACCATTATGAAGTAGCAGATGGCTTGTGCAAATTCTTGGACATGGGTGGTACCTCCCGGCTGGAAACCGCATAAGCTATCCGTAAGTGCTCAAAATGGCAAGAAGAATCACAAAACCACAGATCCTATAACCCGGTTAGTTGGTACCCTTAAAGTCTTAAACACATACCACGGTCAACAGAAACAGAAGATTACAGTGCCCGGTCAATGAAAAAGGGTGTATCTCACAAAAGGCAAAAAGGGTAAACCTCTACGTACTTTATTTTGATCACACCATATCCTATAGAAAAATTAAGTATTATTGATCATCATGTTGTATACCTTGTAGATGAAATTCTAATGGTATTCATCAGTCAAAAACTTATCCTTGCGAAAATAACATAAGTGCTCTGAATCAAAAAACCAAGAATGACAATCAATGATCCGTCAAATTCAACTGGCCAAAGAAAAATATGTACCAAAAGAGAAAACAAATACCATTCCATAGAAGAAGCCATAGAAGCTACCACACGAGGAATGGTCAAAACACCCAACAATAAATCTAACATAGAAGTTGAAGATGGAAACCGTCGTGACGGAATTTCTGAAGTGCAGCaaatcaaaagaaagaaaaaacaaatatACAAACAACAAACGTAATTACTGATGCAAGATGGAGACTCACAATAAAGATTATTCGGACAGCACTCAAGTTATTCAACATGACAAGATCCCTTGCCTTCAAGATGTACTGCTCTGGAGGAGGCATCCAAGACCAGATCAATATTTTGCCCGATATTGTTCACGCATAAAAAAATGGCGATAAATATTATCCAATGTACCAAGTTGTTTACACGAAGAAGGGTACACTTGGTAGAAATTATACATGGTCAGGAAAAATACTTCGTATAATCTGCTCACAAAATTTTATGTACTTCGTATCAGTTAGCAAGGGGGAGATGATCCATAACCTAAAGattaagaaaaaaaggaagaacttGACTACAGCTTGCGGTCTTTAAGCTGGCCATGATGATTCTAGTCAAGGAGAGTGATGCTTCTGGTTTCCATCCCAAAAAATCATTGGAAAAACCTAAACATGTAGATATGTGATTCGTCGTCTGTATGCTCGTGCATTCAGTAGGAGTGTAATATTATTTTGCACACACAGAAATCAGATTTAAGCACTATAACTGAACATGGCTTTGGTTGCTAGTTGTGGATCAGATAGTTATATATAATTAACTAAGTTAAACTGCACTTCAAATAGATGGTCATGCAGTGCTAATATTTTTCTTTTTAAAACACACCTTGATGTCTATTGCCAGCCTTTTCGATTCTCCCCCAGATGATCTCCGGAAGGTATACATATGCTGCTAGCAATTTATCAATTGGATTCGAAGTTACATAGGTTTAGTAACCAAGCGACATGTATAGATGATATCATTAAAAAAAACTCCCTCGGAGATGAATATCAGGCATCTGGGCAAATAAGAACAGAGATGGGAGATGGAGCAAACGAAGgacatattttttttcaaaacggaggcaaacgttttgcctcatcgattaattaagaagaacagaattgcccagttaatttatggaaaaccgggcgaaaaccaatACAGATAAAGCACGGACTAACTACTCACATGGTAATAAACCCCACAACCGCACATGCGACTCCCGCCAGACACTTCGAATATACAACATCCACGAACCCCGACATTGCTACTACACCAAGAGACCCCCAACAAGAACACCTCAACACAATGCATCAAACACCTTTCAACCCACAATGATAACCCAATCCAAGAGGACATGCTGAGAGAGAGTAGGTCATCCATCGAGCACCCAGAGACGCCTTGCTTGTGGCGCCACTCTTTTCTTTGCCCGCCTTCTTTTGTTTACCCCTTATTGGTGTCCCCGTCAAGAGGCAAGCAATCGACCTGCCCAAACCAGGTCTAGCAACCTCCGCACTAGCGAGCAAATCACAAAGTTCCTTCGCGAAGAGAGCATCTGGCTTTGGAGTAGGTGCCAACACACTTGCCTCAATGGTCATGTCAACAGGCATCACCTGCTCAATGGTCGCGGATGAGGGAAGGGTAGCAACATCCAAAACTCCGCGCTCCATGACACCGAGAGGTAGACTGGCTGACGCCTGACACCCAATGGACGACGAGCAAGAGATTGCAAGGTCTAAATCACCACACTCCTCGGCATCAAGTTTCTGGCTAGACTCCCGGGGTGATGCTGGCGGTAAAGCCACAATCGAGACCTCAGGGGTGTCTACCTTCAGTTGTTCGACGGACCGAGGTAGAACCGGACCCCCACACAGGTCTCGAAGCTCAGGCATGATCTGCAGGACCGGAGTCACAACCACATCATTGCCCAATCCCCCAGAGGTTGACGACGGCGAGTTGGTTCTAGAACGAGGGGAGAAACGACCATGAAGCTCAACTCCCCTCTCGATCTCGAAGCTGTCATCAGGCACAACCAGAGGGCGCAACACATGAGCGTTCTGCAACACAGGCGGTGCTAGCGAGAGCGCGCCCAGTGTAGCCTCAGCTCGCATAATGAAGCTCTCCATCCGCAACATCCAACCTTGCATGGAGTCAATGACATCACGCAGAGGCTGGACCGTCTCCTCAACCCGGAAGGAAGCCATACCAAGGAGCTCAGAGCGCAGCAACTCGGCCTGCCTCTCCAAGGCAGGCCGCACTGGGATATCCGCCGAGGACACGGAGCCAACAGGAGAAGCAACGATTGATGCCCAAGAATCACGACCAAACGTCTTCCGAGAGGGACGAGGCTTCTTTCTGGTGCTTGTGAGGAGCTGGAGCTTGTTGCTGCTGGACTGGGAGGCGAGGCAATGGTGACAGAGTAGGACTTCCCAAAAAGCTGAGGGGACGCCAGGCATTGCGGCACTCACGTGCCCGATGACCATTCTCAAGGCACCGAGAACACCTAAAAGGACCTCGTCAGCATGAAGTTATTTGTTGTATTTTCTAATTTGGTGTAGCACTACTCTCTTCACATCATAGCGCTTTACAGGCAGTGCAGAGATGCCGGAGCCACCATCCGCCATCCCTGTATGTTGCTGCACCCCTCCTCCATCACCACAGACGCCCAAAACTGCCCATGCAGTCGCAGCAAAGCCAACTGATGTTTTATGGAAGTCCTTCTAAATCTTGCTCACCTGCAAGCTCATGCTGTCATGCCGAAGCCCACTACCGTCACGGCCGCGTCCCCACAACGTCCACGAGTAACGCGCCCGGCGTATGGTTGTCCGCGGACTTCTGTCATTGTGGGTCGCGGCATCAGCGGCCTCTGCACCGCTCATGCGCTTGCCACAGGATGGCGTTGTCCACGGAGTAGTCCGCTCCACCGCGGCCGCCAATCCTCCACTGCTCAAAAAGAGAGTAAAAAAGCAGTAAAAGAAAGCAAAAGAGGGAGGAGGGACGCCGCACAAATAGGCCACAGATGGGATCCAACGGACGGCAAGGGGTGCATGCGCCTTCTTCCTCTCGCTGGACCTGGACTGACGACGCACCAAGCCGGCGAGAGGAGTAGGAGCAGCGCCAGCGGGAGGAGCCGGGGCAGCGCCGGCGGTCATCGAGGCCACCAAcaggagctcggggaggccgacGTTGCAGAACGGGCCTCCGGTGCTGTTGAGCTCCATGGCGGCGCTTGTGAGCCGGACCGGCGGGGCGGCGCTTATGTGGGCTGACTGGGGGCGGAAGTGAGGAGGAGGATGCCGCTAGCGGCGGATGGACCTTGTGCATGAGACAGAGGGGGCCGAACGTGTGCACCCTGGCCAGGCGGTCCAACAGTTGTAGAATTGAAGAACGCTAGCATCAAGGACGGGTAACCAACCAGTAACCACGTCGCGGATGAAAGCCTTGCTCTCGTACGACACCTTGGATTGCCATGACGCACAACGCGACGTGCTGCCGGCCGGCTGTCTGCCGACCCGATGAACCTGTCGGCCGGTCTATGAACCCTGCCGGCGCACTCCACCATGCATTCGCCTGTGCACTCCTGGCCCAGGCCACCTCCAACTCCCACATAACCTGCATGGCGGAGCAAGTACCGCCGTTCCTTCCGGTGCCCGCTTCCTCTCCTACGGCAACGGAAGCCACCAGCTCTACCGCCACCGCCGCCTCTACCCTTCCCGGCTCACGTCGTAGCCTCTGCTGCGATGGACAAACCACGAGAAGTCGCCACCGACGTGGACGGCGATAAGCGAAGGCCCAGGCGGCGGGCACCAACCTCGACAACACCACTCATCACGACCCATCATCCATCAGAAGCACCGCTGCGTAAGGCGAAGCAAGCCTGCGACGTCAAATCCATATTTATAGAAACCTAGCCCACCAGAAGTATCCAGCAAGGGAAGACCAGAAGCATCGATCTTCACAGCCGCGCCGAGAAACATCGATGCACAAAGCGGCGCTGAGAAACAACACCGCTAACCATCCACGCAAATCACGTGAAACCCATCAAAACAGGGACACGTACACATCAGGCTGAAGGAATGCAAATCGCAACCCAACACCGCATGCAATGCAAGTCTCCAAATAGGAAACTGCCACGGCAGCATGCACCAACCGGCCCACGCATCACGCGGCCATGCAGCGGCCACAGGCCAAACATGGCCTGACAAAATCAAACACGCCCGATGCAGAGCATGTGCGGGCAGAAAGAATGTCCCCAAATCGTGACATAAATCGTTACGTCCACCCGAGCTGTACCCGCCCAGGTCCCCAGTAATTAACGTGTCATCACCAGATTGGTCCAATTTTCACTGATAGAAAAAAGTCAAAAAAACATGGTAAGCTAAACCTGGCCAGGTTTACTATGTTTAGAATTTACCTACCTCCACTTTTGTGAGGCTATGGTTTTGGAGTAATTGGTTAAAACCTACTGTAGCTAGCCGCCACTTGTagtgcttcagcacagctttcctcTGTAACCGAATCTATCTTAGTAAAATCACTCTCATGATTAGCTAGTATCTTCTCTGGGGATCAAATTTTGCCACTCAGATGAATGTTGGGTCCCATAGAAATACCCCTTAATTTCTTCCAACGACAAGTATGCATGTATGATTTCTCGCCTTCTGGTAGTCATTTTTGTTTCGGGTGGGGATGTGGAATTGATTTCTAAATTTGTGGCAATATGTGGTCGATTTTCTCCAAAACAAAAAGAATGTTCGCGCTGTGTTTTAAGGTGATACACTGGACTCAGCATCGATAACATGATAGCACCTAAACCTCCGGTATTACATGGATATCTTTGTCTCGTCATGTGGTATCTTGTCAATACTAAATCTGGAACTGATTAGTTGGACAAATGCAATCTTCAACAGTCAAACAAACTTGCATGGCCTCTCACAAGTCAGTACAAATATACAATCGCACGTTAGTACAGAGGATAAAAGAAACAGAGGTACCTGACTTATATCACCAACGCAAAGGAATTAGCTTTTTTTTTTTTTAGAAACACTCCCAAGACTTCTCAACCATACACATTGATTAATTGCTTATACACTTCTGCTgtggtacccccccccccctcccctctcgTCAAACACATCAACCGAGAATATCTCGTCATACCCCTTTATAATAAAGGGTAGGATGGTTTTAACAAAAATACGTCACCCGCGCCAACACGCCGCCTGTGTACATACCGCCCGTACACGACGCCCTCGGcttgtttctctttctttttaaACTTCAAAACATTGTGCACGTGACGTGAATCAAACTCATGACCTCTTCATGTAGAGAGAACCGCACTAACAACCTAGGACATCTTAACGCTTGTGcctatttcctttttttctttttttctttttctttggttcATGAAACCTCGGTTTCACTGGGCGTCCCATTGTGGGAAGTGGTCCTTTTCcaattatttctttttctttcttagttttcccttttcatttcttttttcttttccaaaaatgttcatacttttcaaattttgttcaaaaattcaaaaaatgtttgctttTCAGATTATTTTCTTAAAATGTGAATATTCGCAATTTTTTAAAAAGTGCataaattgcaaaaaaaattgtgTGCCTTTCAAAATTGCTCAGAATgtcaaaacacaaacatttttttatgaaCTGAGCGAACAAAATTTTGAGCAAGCACATTTTTAAAAAAGAGCTAACACAATTTTGAACACGAATATTTTTTGACTTTTCCTAACATTAAAAAACACTTAAattttttaattttaaaaaaagaaaaatattaaCAAAAAATTGGAACCAATTTTTTAAATTTTCTCGATTTTTTTTTGTAGAAACAAATTGAATACATGAACATTTtggaaattctgaaaaaaaattggaagcacGAATATTATTTGAAACTCCCGAACATTtgttaaatttgtgaacaaatttttcaAGGACTTGTATGATCAATTCAAGgaaccatgccaagttgtttgggtTTTCGATATGTTTTGCATTTTCTAGATTTTTCTCTGTGACAGAAGGCTAATAAATGGCCGGACGTGTCGCAACATGCATGCGGCATCTGAAGTCATTCAAACctgacatggatgcctaccattcgCATGCTGACCTGGtggcaaaagttggggtcatttcaagGATATCCAAAAAAATAATGTATTCAATGTAGGGTGTCCGGTAGCCACAAGCCCACAAGGCTCCTTTTGAAAGCACATTTTTTCCGACATCTGTCAAATGACCCTAATTTTTGGCCTTGTATGACCAATCCAAGACACCATGTCAAGTTGcttgggttttcgacaagtttgCATTATTAAGAGTTTTCTCGGTCAAAAATGGTTGATAAATAGCCAAAATTCTCGCAACATGCATACGGTGTCGAAAGTCGTTCAAAActggcatggatgcctaccatgggcatgcccgtctacttgcaaaagttggggtcatgTCAAGTATGTCCAAGAGGGTGTTCGGGTAAAGATCAGAAGGCTCCATATGAGAGCACGTTGTGTTCTCAACATCCATGAAATGGCCCCTAGTTTTTTCATGGAATTGTATGACCAATTAAAGGCTTCATGCCAAGTTGTTTGGGTTTTTGACAAGTTTCGCATTTTCTGGAGTTTTTCGAGTGAAAAAGGACGATAAATGCTCGGACATGTCGCAAATCGGTCAAACCAGGCATAGATACCTAACATGGGCATACCCTCATGCTTGCAGAAGTTGTGGTCGGTCATGAGATTTCCAAAAATATACCATGTTCAACAAAGAGTGTCCGGGTAGTCCAAAGGGTTCTTTTGGGAGCACCTCGTTTCCCTTAAATGGCCCAATTGTTTgatggccttgtatgaccaattcaaggcaccatggcTGTCGGCGGTGTCGCAGTCCACCAGCTGCTGCTCCGAGAGCGACGTCAGGTTCTTGGTCCGGATCGCGTTGATGTTGTCCACCACTGCGATCGTTGAGAAGGCCCAGCAGCTACCGCACTGCCCCTGGTCCTTGACGGCAGTCACCGCGCCCTTCTGCCACCAGTCGaccgacgacggggcggcgacccTGCTGCCGTGCatgaaaccccccccccccccccccccccaacctgcCTTAACCTTAGGGTAGAACATGTGGTGGTGCGCGATGCGGGAGGAAGCGGAACTCATCGGTGGTCATGTCGCCGAAGCCGTTGAGGTGGAGTTTATATGGCGCGTCGCCGCGGTTGAACTCCTGGATGAGCCGCGTGTTCTCCCTGATCACGTTGAACTGGCGGGCCCTCCTATCTTCTCTACACATGACCATATCTCTCTATATATACTAGGAGTAGAGATTCATCCGCGTGCGGGTGCGCGTGCAACTTACGACTTTGGACTTAGACTTTGATGATGACGAGGAATTGGACGATCAGAGacgagctcgggcagaggagaggATAGgtagctggcggcggcggcgatgagaggAGAGGAGACGTCAGACGTGCGTCCTCCTTTCGCGCGGAACTCGCACAACGACGACGCCCGGCCACGTCCTGCGCGGAactcgcaccaccaccaccacccgtgaTTATCCACAACGGCCTGTGATTGACTGACTTGTTTTTCTTTCGTTTTTTTTATTTAGTGGAGCAGATCGACCAATCCAGTGGAGTATATATATCTCACAACCGAAAGCTTGCAGGCCAAGTTGGAGACCGAGGCGGTTCGGTGCTCGTCTAACAGCGGGCCGGACCGCGAGATCGAGAGAGTTATTAGAAGGAAACCCTAGCCGGCGCACGTCTCCTTCGTCTTGCTCGAAACCTAGCTATCTTCGTCTATGGCGTTGCGCACTGTGGCCGCGAAGCTGAAGACCCCCGTCGCCTCTCTGAAGCAGGCATGGGCAGCCTGCCGTTCTCTGGTCCGTTCTCCATCCTCATCCCTCCTCCTACCGCATGCAATTTTTGTCTCTTGATTCAATCGAATCGCCGTTCATGCTTCCTCACCTTCATATATACCCACCTATCCTAGGGATGAATTTTGTGTAAACTCACGCCTTGGCGCCTGCAAGAGCGGTTCTATTCCTGTCTTTGCCCACCGACGCGAATTAATTAGTTTGTTGCAAGAGCGGTTATTTTTCTGACGATTCATCTATACACATGACATGTTTCAGTTTCCTCGTAAAAATTTTGTGTACAGTTTATAGAAAATCAACCCACCCAAAGCATGCTCTAATTAACGGTTGGTGCTCTAATTCATCCATCTGATTAATTGTTTGCTTTTGGAATCACCAGTACCATCCTTAACGGTGTATGCATGCATGTTTGTAGGCTAAGCGTCCCGATCCTTGGGAAGGCCTGAATGTTGATCCGCTCATCCGGTAAGGCAGTAAGCTAAACCAACGTAACTTCCATTGTTCTTCTCGTTCATCTATTTGAGTTCACTTGTTCCTTCTCACTCTTAGCCAGGACATGGAGGAGCTCAACAGGGCCATTAGGGCGAGCGAAATGAAGCAGACTTTGATTAGCATTGGTTTCATGGGTGCTTTTACTGGTGCGTTTGCCTATGTGCTTAAATCGGACTTAGCTGCCCGTGAGGCGCTTCGTGTGGCGCTTGATTCCGACCAAGATTCTACTGGTGCGGCTGTCAATGCGGTTGGTACAAACGAAGACTAAGCAGCCGACGGGAGCAGCGTTTGGTTGGCCTTGATCGATGTCATGGGTGTTATTAGGGGCGCGGCTGTCTTATATGTTTAACTACAGTAGCTATCTAGTGTTTAACTAGTCTGTATGTGGCTTCTGGCATC
Coding sequences within:
- the LOC123073862 gene encoding uncharacterized protein, which gives rise to MALRTVAAKLKTPVASLKQAWAACRSLAKRPDPWEGLNVDPLIRQDMEELNRAIRASEMKQTLISIGFMGAFTGAFAYVLKSDLAAREALRVALDSDQDSTGAAVNAVGTNED